The genomic window CCTGCACGGTATCAGCTTCGAGGTGCAGCAGGGCGAGACGGCGGTGCTGCTCGGACTCAACGGCGCCGGCAAGACCACGACGGCGCTGAACTTGTGCGGGGCGGTGAGGCCCTGGAGCGGCGCGATCTTCTTCGACGGCCAGGACGCGACCCGCTGGAACACGCCTCGGGCCGTCGAGAACGGCATCGTCCTCGTCCCCGAGGGCCGGCGCGTGTTCCCCGATCTCAACGTCGCCAAGAACCTGCAGGTCGGGGCGTGGTCACAGCGCAAGGCCCACGGCTGGATGGAGGAGCAGCGCGAGCGTGTCTACGACTACTTCCCGCGCCTGCGCGAGCGCGAGACACAGCTCGCTGGGACGCTGTCGGGCGGGGAGCAGCAGATGCTGGCCATCGGGCGTGGACTGATGGCCAACCCCAGGCTCCTGATCATCGACGAGGCCTCCCTCGGCCTCGCCCCCGTCATCGTGCAGGACGTGTTCGACATCGTGCGTCAGATCAACGAGGACGGCGTGACCGTCATCATGATCGAGCAGAACGTGGGTGCCCTGACCGTGGCCGATGTCGGGCTGGTGATGGAGCAGGGCACGATCATCGCCGAGGTCCGGGGCGAGGAACTCGAGGATCCCACCCGACTGCGCGAGATCTTCCTGGGGTGAGACCCCAGCCGCTACGCCGACTTCTCGGCGGGCTCGCAGATCCGGCACGCTGCCAGGCCGCGGTCGGCAGCCGTGCTCGGGGCCATGACCTGCAGGTCCTGCCTGCCCTCCACGAGGTGGCACGTGGGACGGTGGTAGGTCGTGCGGCCCGCGATGACGGCGTCACCCGAGTCGGGGACGGCTGTGGGCCCGCCCGTCGCGCCTGCCCCGGCCCCAGCATCCACGACCTCATCGAGCTTCTGCGACAGCATCATCGTGGTGCGACGCAGCTCCTGGACCACGAGCAGGGCCAGACCCGCACCGACCAGCGCCACGCCGCCCAGGCCGCCGGAGATCACGTAGGGCAGCTGCTGCTCGGGGGTGTCGAAGGTCGCCGCCCCGTTCCAGCCCAGGACGATGAGCAGGAACCCCGTCGCCAGCATGATCACGCCGACGTACGTCGTGGCCTTGGACCAGCCCTTCATGTCTCCGCTCCCAGCCTCGCCTGCGCGTGCGCGCCCGATCCCCGCAGGTGCCACGTCCCGGACGGGTTCGCCGCCGACGGGGCGTTCTCCTGCGCCGGGGCAGCGTAGTCGGGCGATGGCGCCTGGTGCTGCGCTCGCGGCTGACGCAGCGGGTCCGTACACTCAGCGACCGCTCAGCGCACCCATCCGCGCGGTGAGCGGGCCTGGCGGGGGCGTGACGGCTCGTTTGACACTCCCTGGGAGCGGGAGTACCTTCCGGAGTCCAGCCCGCAGCACGTGGTGTTGCCGGGCTGGCATACCTGCGACGCC from Actinomycetota bacterium includes these protein-coding regions:
- a CDS encoding ABC transporter ATP-binding protein translates to MLTVDGLTSGYGSLPVLHGISFEVQQGETAVLLGLNGAGKTTTALNLCGAVRPWSGAIFFDGQDATRWNTPRAVENGIVLVPEGRRVFPDLNVAKNLQVGAWSQRKAHGWMEEQRERVYDYFPRLRERETQLAGTLSGGEQQMLAIGRGLMANPRLLIIDEASLGLAPVIVQDVFDIVRQINEDGVTVIMIEQNVGALTVADVGLVMEQGTIIAEVRGEELEDPTRLREIFLG